The following proteins are encoded in a genomic region of Arthrobacter jiangjiafuii:
- a CDS encoding GNAT family N-acetyltransferase has product MATIAACQNLHRDWLASLAVASGGRTFSTHESHWAWLPARRQLVLLYPERISPAGIRPGLAEGARLGARSVSAWLNNAVGYSPLEAFGFHRGPQPLWMSAPVTALQQFSAAAAALDPAPAEISGPDADELAAGGGHPRTAWHLTARGEGKLTGRAWVFVPTQAEQRRQKEERELRRQQDRPVILQPRHESRGTATVAVAEPALQRKPAAGSLAGVFGLAVGPSSRRRGYGTALLSRAAAVAATAGAGQLAINAAPLGLELCTARGFELIGRGQQLRLDLR; this is encoded by the coding sequence GTGGCCACGATTGCCGCCTGCCAGAATCTGCACCGGGACTGGCTGGCCTCCCTCGCCGTCGCCTCCGGCGGCCGCACCTTCTCCACACATGAATCCCACTGGGCATGGCTGCCGGCGCGGCGGCAGCTGGTGCTGCTGTATCCGGAGCGGATTTCGCCTGCCGGTATCCGCCCGGGGCTGGCCGAGGGCGCGCGCCTGGGCGCCCGCAGCGTCAGCGCCTGGCTGAACAACGCCGTGGGGTACTCCCCGCTGGAGGCATTCGGCTTCCACCGCGGTCCGCAGCCGCTGTGGATGAGCGCACCGGTGACGGCGCTGCAGCAGTTCAGCGCGGCTGCAGCGGCGCTGGATCCGGCTCCGGCGGAAATTTCAGGGCCCGACGCCGATGAGCTGGCCGCCGGCGGCGGCCATCCCCGCACGGCGTGGCACCTCACCGCGCGTGGCGAGGGGAAATTGACCGGACGGGCCTGGGTGTTCGTTCCGACGCAGGCAGAACAGCGGCGGCAGAAGGAGGAACGGGAGCTGCGCCGGCAGCAGGACCGCCCGGTGATCCTCCAACCCCGGCATGAGAGCCGGGGCACGGCTACGGTGGCGGTTGCGGAGCCTGCGCTCCAGCGGAAGCCGGCGGCCGGTTCCCTGGCGGGTGTTTTCGGCCTGGCTGTGGGGCCCTCCAGCCGGCGCAGGGGCTACGGCACTGCCCTGCTGAGCCGTGCAGCCGCGGTGGCTGCAACGGCCGGCGCCGGCCAGCTGGCGATTAACGCCGCTCCCCTGGGCCTGGAGCTGTGCACTGCCCGCGGCTTCGAGCTGATCGGCCGGGGGCAGCAGCTGCGCCTGGACCTGCGCTGA
- the pgsA gene encoding phosphatidylinositol phosphate synthase, translated as MLNKYARGFFTGVFTPMAAWLLKRGVSPDAVTILGTLGVMVGGLVFYPMGQLFWGTLFITAFIFSDVLDGIMARLQERTGKWGGFLDSTLDRFADGALFAGVSIWFFTGGDNDAIGIAAIICLVLGMSVSYIRAKAESLGFTANVGIAERAERLVSLLVATGLVGLGLPEVLLLVVLIALCVASCITVGQRIAAVRRQAL; from the coding sequence GTGCTGAACAAGTATGCAAGAGGTTTTTTCACCGGCGTCTTTACGCCGATGGCCGCCTGGCTGCTGAAGCGGGGTGTTTCCCCGGACGCCGTGACGATCCTGGGTACCCTGGGCGTGATGGTCGGCGGACTCGTCTTCTACCCGATGGGCCAGCTGTTCTGGGGAACGCTGTTCATCACCGCGTTCATTTTCTCCGATGTCCTGGACGGGATCATGGCCCGCCTGCAGGAACGCACCGGGAAGTGGGGCGGATTCCTTGATTCCACTCTGGACCGCTTCGCTGACGGCGCCCTGTTCGCCGGTGTCAGCATCTGGTTCTTCACCGGCGGCGACAACGACGCCATCGGCATAGCCGCGATCATCTGCCTGGTCCTGGGCATGTCCGTGTCCTACATCCGGGCCAAGGCAGAGTCCCTGGGCTTCACCGCCAATGTCGGTATCGCCGAGCGGGCCGAACGCCTGGTCTCGCTGCTGGTGGCCACCGGCCTGGTGGGACTGGGACTGCCCGAAGTGCTGCTGCTCGTGGTCCTGATCGCGCTTTGCGTGGCCAGCTGCATCACCGTCGGCCAGCGGATCGCCGCCGTCCGCCGGCAGGCCCTCTAG